The Acidobacteriota bacterium genome includes a window with the following:
- a CDS encoding ROK family protein, translated as MPTTKQKKTKPARKAAPKNTRKTAPKQAAKKARSKTAPAALIITAPPAPLDYQGIKTLAFDIGGSGLKASILDEQGEMLTARVRVDTPQPCPPRVLLEKFKELTAQLPPYDRISAGFPGVVRHGRTLSGVNLDPQGWKGFDLQIALQKLTGKPVIVINDADMQGLGAIKGKGVELVLTLGTGLGSALFEDGRLAPHLELAHIPFRKGETYEEQLGNRAFKEVGKRRWNKRVQMAIDYFRTLTNFDRLYLGGGNAANLSFKLTHDIEVVSNTYGIKGGIWVWKDPNLNDGISKEE; from the coding sequence ATGCCTACGACGAAACAGAAGAAAACGAAACCGGCCCGCAAAGCTGCGCCCAAAAATACTAGGAAGACGGCCCCCAAGCAGGCTGCCAAGAAAGCACGCTCGAAGACCGCGCCTGCTGCCCTCATCATCACCGCGCCACCCGCGCCGCTGGATTACCAAGGTATCAAGACGCTCGCTTTCGACATCGGTGGTTCGGGGTTGAAGGCTTCGATCCTGGATGAACAGGGCGAGATGCTGACGGCGCGTGTGCGCGTGGATACGCCGCAGCCCTGTCCGCCGCGCGTCTTGCTGGAAAAGTTCAAAGAGTTGACCGCGCAATTGCCGCCCTATGACCGCATCTCAGCCGGCTTCCCTGGCGTGGTACGGCACGGGCGCACGCTGTCAGGCGTCAATCTCGATCCGCAAGGTTGGAAAGGTTTCGACCTGCAAATCGCCTTGCAAAAGCTGACCGGCAAACCGGTCATCGTCATCAACGACGCCGATATGCAGGGCCTCGGCGCGATCAAAGGCAAAGGCGTAGAGTTGGTGCTGACGCTCGGCACCGGCCTCGGTTCGGCATTGTTTGAAGATGGACGGTTGGCTCCGCATTTGGAATTGGCGCACATCCCGTTTCGCAAAGGAGAGACCTACGAAGAACAACTCGGCAACCGTGCGTTCAAAGAAGTCGGCAAACGGCGCTGGAACAAACGCGTGCAGATGGCGATTGATTACTTCCGCACGCTGACGAATTTCGACCGGCTGTATTTGGGCGGCGGCAATGCCGCGAATCTCTCCTTCAAATTGACGCACGACATCGAAGTCGTCTCGAACACTTACGGCATCAAGGGTGGGATTTGGGTGTGGAAGGATCCGAATTTGAATGATGGCATCTCGAAGGAAGAATGA
- a CDS encoding CPBP family intramembrane metalloprotease, giving the protein METAVNYCSACGQLFETGFAEACPHCATVRQPGAHALAETASAEPPAAGWGAGTGLLTWAVSVALLFGTQLIAMVIYFALQVSRTGKLPREMQIDWLLAMLSLAAAIPAHLLTLAVCWFVVTKRGQRPFWQSMGWGWHPQFKWAHATALAALMMGVAILFSKILPHQETDLEKLMKLGMSVRVLTALLAVLSAPLVEEVVYRGVLYPGLARNWGMAGGVSGATLLFALVHVPQYWGSWAAISTIVLLSLVLTLLRAATGSILPGVATHFVYNGIQALALLFGFDEVVKEKATQTAQLVWTQMTGLF; this is encoded by the coding sequence ATGGAAACCGCAGTGAATTACTGTTCAGCTTGTGGGCAACTCTTTGAAACAGGATTTGCTGAAGCCTGCCCGCATTGCGCCACAGTTCGTCAACCAGGCGCGCACGCACTGGCCGAAACGGCTTCGGCAGAGCCGCCAGCGGCAGGCTGGGGGGCTGGTACTGGGTTGTTGACCTGGGCGGTGAGCGTTGCGTTACTGTTTGGCACGCAGCTCATCGCGATGGTCATCTATTTTGCCCTGCAAGTTTCACGCACGGGCAAGTTGCCCAGAGAAATGCAGATTGATTGGTTGCTGGCGATGCTGTCCTTGGCGGCGGCGATTCCGGCACATTTATTGACACTGGCAGTTTGTTGGTTTGTGGTGACGAAACGGGGGCAACGTCCGTTTTGGCAGAGCATGGGCTGGGGCTGGCATCCGCAATTCAAATGGGCGCATGCCACCGCCTTGGCGGCGTTGATGATGGGCGTGGCGATTCTGTTTTCGAAAATCCTGCCGCATCAGGAAACCGACCTGGAAAAGTTGATGAAACTCGGCATGAGTGTGCGCGTGTTGACGGCCCTGCTCGCCGTGCTGTCAGCCCCGTTGGTTGAAGAGGTTGTGTATCGTGGCGTGCTTTATCCGGGGTTGGCGCGGAATTGGGGAATGGCCGGCGGCGTGAGCGGCGCCACTCTTTTATTTGCGTTGGTACACGTGCCGCAGTACTGGGGTAGTTGGGCGGCGATTTCGACGATTGTGTTATTGAGTCTGGTGCTCACGCTCTTGCGCGCGGCGACTGGCAGCATTCTGCCAGGTGTTGCGACGCATTTCGTTTATAACGGAATTCAAGCTTTGGCGCTGCTGTTCGGGTTTGATGAGGTGGTGAAAGAGAAAGCGACCCAGACGGCGCAGCTCGTTTGGACACAAATGACCGGCTTATTTTGA
- a CDS encoding NUDIX hydrolase, with protein sequence MTRQLLTTETIFEGLVFEVVRDRLREANGLEIVREVVRHHGGAGALPVFDDGRVALVRQYRHPAGRELLEIPAGKLEPGETPLECATREVEQEIGWRAGRMEKLCEFYTTPGFCAERLYFYLATDLQPAAQQLDEDELVEVVYLPLAEAVQMALRGEIEDSKTLIALLWAERLSGATGKV encoded by the coding sequence ATGACACGCCAACTGCTTACCACCGAAACGATTTTCGAAGGACTGGTTTTCGAAGTTGTGCGCGACCGCTTGCGTGAAGCGAACGGCTTGGAGATCGTCCGCGAAGTCGTGCGCCACCACGGCGGCGCGGGCGCGTTACCGGTCTTTGACGATGGGCGCGTGGCGTTGGTGCGGCAATACCGGCATCCGGCGGGCAGGGAGTTGCTAGAGATACCGGCAGGGAAATTAGAGCCGGGCGAAACGCCGTTGGAATGCGCCACGCGCGAGGTTGAACAAGAGATCGGCTGGCGCGCCGGACGGATGGAAAAGCTGTGCGAGTTCTATACGACGCCGGGGTTTTGCGCAGAGAGGCTTTACTTCTATTTGGCCACTGATTTGCAGCCTGCGGCGCAGCAATTGGATGAGGATGAGTTGGTTGAAGTCGTTTATTTGCCCTTGGCCGAAGCTGTGCAAATGGCGCTGCGCGGCGAGATTGAAGACTCCAAAACGCTGATCGCGCTGTTGTGGGCCGAACGGCTTTCAGGTGCGACAGGCAAGGTTTGA
- a CDS encoding TonB family protein: MIQMKRQDDGVMERQSIAALRWLLGCLLFTAYGLLPTTAQAQLLKKSDYGVGVTIAVYQFDDLKSKKFGLVTKLKQTVSTSDEEIEYITRTFGAEDMKLRHLRPSVGLREGEPFTDTQPMNEKPFTLTVTPRLITREEVSFDLKVQYGNQVLMEFTSISANNYETVMLRGERGGFGIREFKGPEGMESVPEARALLITVTPAIIVAKGLQNRPSDISRPTDAYGSKVELSSSDTFELPTLVNRQPVKFPPGATPRGSITLEGVVTPEGRVTNVRVLDTPDSAYNNKAIEAFRQYRFNPAKLNGRATYATYRETIVFDKPKPL, encoded by the coding sequence ATGATTCAAATGAAACGACAGGATGACGGGGTGATGGAGCGACAAAGTATTGCCGCGTTACGCTGGTTGCTAGGCTGTTTATTGTTTACGGCCTACGGCCTATTGCCTACTACAGCACAGGCGCAACTGCTCAAAAAATCCGATTACGGTGTTGGTGTCACGATTGCTGTCTATCAATTCGATGATTTGAAATCGAAGAAATTCGGTTTGGTGACCAAGCTCAAACAAACCGTCTCGACCTCTGACGAAGAGATCGAATACATCACGCGCACCTTTGGCGCGGAAGACATGAAGTTGCGCCACCTGCGCCCCTCGGTCGGGTTACGTGAGGGCGAGCCGTTCACCGACACGCAACCGATGAACGAGAAACCGTTCACGTTGACGGTGACGCCGCGCCTGATCACGCGCGAAGAAGTCAGCTTCGACCTCAAGGTGCAATACGGCAATCAGGTCTTGATGGAATTCACCAGCATCTCGGCCAATAACTATGAGACGGTCATGCTGCGCGGCGAACGCGGCGGCTTCGGCATCCGCGAATTCAAAGGGCCGGAGGGCATGGAGTCGGTGCCCGAAGCGCGCGCCTTGCTGATCACGGTGACGCCCGCGATCATCGTCGCCAAAGGCTTGCAGAACCGGCCGTCTGACATCTCGCGTCCGACTGACGCCTATGGCTCAAAGGTCGAGTTGAGTTCCAGCGATACCTTTGAACTGCCGACGCTGGTCAATCGTCAGCCGGTCAAATTTCCGCCGGGTGCGACGCCGCGCGGTTCGATCACGCTGGAAGGCGTCGTTACACCCGAAGGCCGCGTCACCAACGTGCGGGTGCTCGACACGCCCGATTCCGCTTACAACAACAAAGCTATCGAAGCCTTCCGGCAATACCGCTTCAATCCGGCCAAGCTGAACGGGCGCGCAACCTATGCGACGTACCGCGAGACGATTGTGTTCGATAAACCAAAACCGCTGTAA
- the rsmI gene encoding 16S rRNA (cytidine(1402)-2'-O)-methyltransferase — protein sequence MPLYLVATPIGNLEDITLRALRILREVDLIACEDTRHTGRMLQHFGISKPLVSYHEHNERERAAELVERIAQGASIALVSDAGTPGISDPAYRLVTAAIERGIAVVPIPGPVALITALIASGLPTDAFLFAGFLPPKQQARRARFEELQTQRATLVLYEAPHRLRETLADALEILGDRQAVVARELTKLHEEFACGTLRALVERFVEQEPRGELVLVIAGWRADNAATGVSGSIAEQLEELMRELDLSRNEALKQAARLRGISKNEAYQLLLEEKRDDSNETTG from the coding sequence ATGCCGCTCTATCTGGTTGCCACGCCAATTGGGAATTTGGAAGACATTACGCTGCGCGCCTTGCGCATTTTGCGTGAGGTTGACCTGATCGCTTGCGAAGACACGCGCCACACCGGGCGAATGTTGCAACACTTCGGTATCAGCAAACCGCTGGTCAGTTACCACGAACATAACGAACGCGAACGAGCGGCTGAGTTAGTTGAGCGCATAGCGCAAGGCGCGAGCATCGCGCTGGTCAGCGATGCAGGGACGCCCGGCATTTCCGATCCGGCCTATCGCCTCGTGACGGCGGCGATTGAGCGGGGCATTGCGGTCGTCCCGATTCCAGGGCCAGTGGCATTGATTACGGCCTTGATTGCATCCGGCTTGCCGACGGATGCGTTTTTGTTTGCGGGCTTCCTGCCACCGAAACAGCAGGCTCGGCGGGCGCGCTTTGAGGAATTGCAAACCCAGCGCGCCACGCTCGTTCTTTACGAAGCGCCGCACCGCTTGCGCGAAACGCTGGCTGATGCACTGGAAATTCTGGGCGACCGGCAGGCCGTGGTTGCGCGCGAGCTGACCAAGTTGCACGAGGAATTTGCGTGCGGAACGTTGCGCGCCTTGGTTGAACGTTTTGTTGAACAAGAACCGCGCGGCGAACTGGTGCTTGTCATCGCGGGATGGCGTGCCGATAATGCGGCAACGGGCGTGTCCGGCTCGATTGCGGAACAGCTTGAAGAGTTAATGCGCGAACTGGATTTGAGCCGCAATGAGGCGTTGAAGCAGGCGGCGCGGTTGCGCGGCATTTCTAAAAATGAAGCTTATCAGTTGTTGTTGGAGGAGAAGCGAGATGATTCAAATGAAACGACAGGATGA